From a region of the Thermus caldilimi genome:
- a CDS encoding MOSC domain-containing protein has protein sequence MRGKVLSLHLGLGSGLPKPQVEVLELIAGFGAKGDRHAGKDPERAVLVAGLPAYEKARESGIELPFGALGENLLLDLDPHALPPGTRLRVGEALLKFSYVCTVCSSLSQFDLRLPKLLYEGRGVYARVLEGGLVRLGDPVRVLVEAP, from the coding sequence ATGAGGGGAAAGGTGCTCTCCCTCCACCTGGGCCTGGGCTCGGGGCTTCCCAAGCCCCAGGTGGAGGTTTTGGAACTCATCGCCGGCTTCGGGGCCAAAGGGGACCGGCATGCGGGCAAGGACCCCGAGCGGGCCGTATTGGTGGCCGGGCTTCCCGCTTACGAGAAGGCTAGGGAGTCGGGCATTGAACTCCCCTTCGGGGCCTTGGGGGAAAACCTCCTTCTGGACCTTGACCCCCATGCGCTTCCCCCAGGTACCCGGCTAAGGGTGGGGGAAGCCCTTTTGAAGTTCTCCTATGTGTGCACGGTCTGCTCCAGCCTCTCCCAGTTTGACCTTAGGCTTCCCAAGCTCCTCTATGAAGGCCGGGGCGTTTACGCCCGGGTCCTCGAGGGGGGCCTGGTGCGGCTGGGGGACCCGGTCAGGGTGCTGGTGGAAGCCCCCTAG
- a CDS encoding c-type cytochrome — protein MKKPYLLTLAVFGLSLAGYLALSQYTLPEGPGKDLVLAKCQTCHDIGFVARESLSRERWDAILSEMVMRGLQVTPEERAVILDYLATYLGTEPSPAPAQIASPKTGAQVYANCQGCHGPQGEGNPPAFPPLKGHVENLLKARGGREYLLLAVLHGLQGEIQISGQKYAGVMPGFAWLSDEELALVLNYLAAWGAPQGFKPFTPDEVEAARAKPLGPEEVLKIRKELPLP, from the coding sequence ATGAAAAAGCCCTACCTCCTCACCCTCGCCGTTTTTGGCCTCAGCCTTGCGGGCTACCTGGCCCTAAGCCAGTACACTCTGCCCGAAGGCCCCGGCAAGGACCTGGTCTTGGCCAAGTGCCAGACCTGCCACGACATCGGCTTTGTGGCCCGGGAGAGCCTCTCCCGGGAGCGCTGGGACGCCATCTTGAGCGAGATGGTCATGCGGGGGCTACAGGTGACCCCAGAGGAACGCGCCGTGATCCTGGACTACCTGGCCACCTATTTGGGCACCGAACCCTCGCCCGCCCCAGCCCAAATCGCCAGCCCCAAGACCGGGGCCCAGGTCTACGCCAACTGCCAGGGGTGCCACGGGCCCCAAGGGGAAGGCAACCCCCCTGCTTTCCCACCCCTCAAAGGGCATGTGGAGAACCTCCTCAAGGCGAGGGGCGGCCGGGAGTACCTCCTCCTGGCCGTGCTTCACGGCCTGCAAGGAGAGATCCAGATCTCCGGGCAGAAGTATGCCGGCGTCATGCCGGGCTTCGCCTGGCTTTCCGATGAGGAGTTGGCCCTGGTGCTCAACTACCTGGCGGCCTGGGGGGCCCCGCAGGGGTTCAAGCCCTTCACCCCCGATGAGGTGGAGGCGGCCCGGGCCAAGCCCCTTGGTCCGGAAGAGGTCCTGAAAATCAGAAAGGAGCTCCCGCTACCATGA
- a CDS encoding sulfite oxidase, whose amino-acid sequence MEKVNRRTTLKLMGMGAALLVTGGRSLAQQAPTADQLVKGKNPKLIVLSQRPIVLETPYDLLASNPERTSKEILYIRNNVDLPGYNTVEGTSLDGWQVEVGGLVDKPFTFEAKELLSLPQHEVTMVLQCSGNGRSLYQPRTSGNPWKRGGVGNVTFRGIRLKDLLSARGVKLGDKAYFITAHASRQGNAPEFVRSVPIQALENALLALSMNGEPLPAVHGGPVRLVFPGYFEVNNVKWVEKIEFTEAENTTAEQMPRYRVPAIPNTHLPFLPQEPGKTYPYGFQNSRPNWLVTLNSFIFAPLEGQTVEGPYVRIEGVAFNDGIVPIVSVEVSTNGGRTWHQAELERKEKSFGWVRWRATVYLRPGEREVMARAWDAAGRSQPIDGNIAWNERGYEYSGVMRVKFTVA is encoded by the coding sequence ATGGAAAAGGTGAACCGTCGCACCACGCTAAAGCTCATGGGCATGGGAGCAGCCCTCTTGGTTACGGGCGGAAGAAGCCTGGCGCAGCAAGCCCCCACCGCCGACCAGCTGGTGAAGGGGAAGAACCCCAAGCTCATCGTCCTTTCTCAGCGCCCTATCGTCCTGGAAACCCCCTATGACCTTTTGGCCAGCAACCCGGAGCGCACCTCTAAGGAAATCCTCTACATCCGCAACAACGTAGACCTCCCCGGCTACAACACCGTGGAGGGAACCAGCCTGGACGGCTGGCAGGTAGAGGTGGGGGGATTGGTGGACAAGCCCTTCACCTTCGAGGCCAAAGAGCTTCTCTCCCTCCCCCAGCACGAGGTCACCATGGTCCTCCAATGCTCGGGCAATGGGCGCTCCCTATACCAGCCCCGCACATCCGGCAACCCTTGGAAGCGGGGCGGTGTGGGCAATGTGACGTTCCGGGGCATACGCCTCAAGGATCTGCTGTCAGCCAGAGGGGTGAAGCTTGGGGATAAGGCGTACTTCATCACCGCCCATGCCAGCCGCCAGGGGAATGCCCCCGAGTTTGTGCGCTCCGTGCCTATCCAGGCCCTGGAAAACGCTCTCCTAGCCCTTTCCATGAACGGGGAACCCCTGCCTGCCGTACACGGCGGGCCGGTACGCTTGGTCTTCCCCGGGTACTTCGAGGTAAACAACGTGAAGTGGGTGGAGAAGATTGAGTTTACGGAAGCGGAGAACACCACCGCCGAGCAAATGCCCCGCTACCGGGTGCCTGCGATCCCCAATACCCATCTTCCCTTCCTGCCCCAGGAACCGGGCAAGACCTACCCCTACGGCTTCCAAAACTCCCGCCCCAACTGGCTGGTGACCCTCAACAGCTTTATCTTCGCCCCCCTCGAGGGCCAGACGGTGGAAGGTCCCTATGTGCGGATAGAAGGCGTGGCCTTCAACGATGGCATCGTCCCCATCGTGAGCGTGGAGGTTTCCACGAACGGGGGACGGACCTGGCACCAGGCCGAGCTGGAGCGCAAGGAGAAGAGCTTTGGCTGGGTGCGTTGGCGGGCCACCGTGTACCTGCGCCCTGGGGAACGCGAGGTCATGGCCCGGGCTTGGGACGCTGCGGGCCGCAGCCAACCCATAGACGGCAACATCGCCTGGAACGAGCGCGGGTACGAGTACAGCGGCGTGATGCGGGTGAAGTTCACGGTGGCCTGA
- a CDS encoding transposase, with the protein MRSLPFGPEALRPFVSPLLDAWLERHEEKVARLLWAILASGSARKSDWARAYRQEATEEANYKAIDRLLPLLEPQRYLLRLLDPKTPFLLVDPTEVPRPQAKRTPYVGRLSDGKTLGFWAVVLAQPYEGRAVPVYVGSYWEGKPEGRNRTWEDWVEAVREYVEEETVWVFDREFSFAGWLEVLERAGVRYAVRLNLGTRPRLEWRGERLVPWVDRGREVRYEGVRYRGEVEVNLVGVWREGMREALWVMGNLPPEELLGVYEERMKMEEGFRDLKGHMGFAGVMSKGWEAMEKTLALVALAYGVGLLVGEEARRRLKGGARREGGSGGYTRGSLSS; encoded by the coding sequence ATGAGGAGCTTGCCGTTTGGACCGGAGGCTTTACGCCCCTTCGTGAGCCCTCTGCTGGATGCCTGGCTGGAGCGCCACGAGGAGAAGGTAGCCCGGTTGCTCTGGGCGATCCTGGCCTCAGGTTCTGCCCGCAAGAGCGATTGGGCCAGAGCCTACCGCCAAGAGGCCACGGAGGAAGCCAACTACAAGGCCATTGACCGACTCCTTCCCCTTCTGGAACCCCAGCGCTACCTCCTGCGCCTCCTGGACCCCAAGACCCCCTTCCTCCTGGTGGACCCCACGGAGGTACCCCGTCCCCAGGCGAAACGGACCCCCTACGTGGGCCGGCTTTCCGACGGCAAGACCCTGGGCTTTTGGGCGGTGGTGTTGGCCCAACCCTACGAGGGCCGGGCGGTGCCGGTGTACGTGGGGAGCTACTGGGAGGGGAAGCCGGAGGGGAGGAACCGGACGTGGGAGGATTGGGTGGAGGCGGTGCGGGAATACGTGGAGGAGGAGACGGTGTGGGTATTTGACCGGGAGTTCTCCTTTGCGGGGTGGCTGGAGGTGCTGGAGCGGGCGGGGGTGAGGTATGCGGTGCGGTTGAACCTGGGGACGAGGCCGCGGTTGGAATGGAGAGGGGAGCGGTTGGTGCCCTGGGTGGATCGGGGGCGGGAGGTGAGGTACGAGGGGGTGAGGTACCGGGGGGAGGTGGAGGTGAACCTGGTGGGGGTGTGGCGGGAGGGGATGCGGGAGGCGCTTTGGGTGATGGGGAACCTGCCTCCGGAGGAGCTTCTTGGGGTGTACGAGGAGAGGATGAAGATGGAGGAGGGGTTCAGGGACCTGAAGGGGCACATGGGGTTTGCTGGGGTGATGAGCAAGGGGTGGGAAGCGATGGAGAAGACGCTGGCCCTGGTGGCGTTGGCCTACGGGGTGGGGCTTTTGGTGGGGGAGGAGGCGCGGAGGCGCCTGAAAGGGGGGGCGCGAAGGGAAGGCGGAAGTGGGGGGTATACTCGGGGCTCTTTGTCCTCTTGA
- the mutS gene encoding DNA mismatch repair protein MutS: MLKGEGPGPLPPLLQQYVELRDRYPDYLLLFQVGDFYECFGEDAERLARALGLVLTHKSSKDFTTPMAGIPIRAFDAYAERLLKMGFRLAVADQVEPAEEAEGLVRREVTQLLTPGTLVQETLLSKEANYLAAIATGDGFGVAFLDVSTGEFKGTLLKSKSALYDELFRHRPAEVLLAPELRENQKFVEEFQKRFPVMLSEAPFEPVGEGPLALRRVQGALLWYARWTQGEGFSPRPFRPYDPGAFMHLPEATLRALEVFEPIRGQDTLFGVLDETRTAFGRRLLQSWLRHPLLEAGPLEARLDRVERLVREGALREGVRRLLFRLADLERLATRLEMGRASPRDLGSLRRSLEILPELRALLGEEVALPDLGSLLEELRAALEEELPLKLSEGGLIRQGYDPHLDALRQAHREGVAYFLELEEREKARTGIPTLKVGYNAVFGYYLEVTRPYYERVPPEYRAIQTLKDRQRYTLPEIRERERELYRLEAQIRRREEEVFLELREKARKEAEALREAARVLAELDVYAALAEVAVRYGYVRPRFGDRLQIRGGRHPVVERRTSFVPNDLEMAHGLVLVTGPNMAGKSTYLRQTALIALLAQIGSFVPAEEAILPLFDRILTRIGASDDLAGGRSTFMVEMEEVALILKEATERSLVLLDEVGRGTSSLDGVAIATAVAEALHERRCYTLFATHYFELTALPLPRLKNLHVAAKEEEGGLTFYHQVLPGPASKSYGVEVARMGGLPEEVVERAKALLQVLTARREGVAEAVLEKLISLDPNTLTPLEALRFLHELKALALGTPLDTIKG, translated from the coding sequence ATGCTCAAGGGCGAAGGCCCAGGCCCCTTACCCCCTCTTCTCCAGCAGTATGTGGAGCTAAGGGACCGCTACCCCGACTACCTCCTCCTCTTCCAGGTGGGGGACTTCTACGAGTGCTTCGGGGAGGATGCGGAAAGGCTGGCCCGGGCTTTAGGGTTGGTGCTGACCCACAAGTCCAGCAAGGATTTCACCACCCCCATGGCGGGGATACCCATCCGGGCCTTTGACGCCTATGCGGAAAGGCTTTTGAAAATGGGTTTCCGCCTGGCGGTGGCGGACCAGGTGGAACCGGCGGAGGAGGCTGAGGGTCTGGTGCGGCGGGAGGTGACCCAGCTCCTCACCCCCGGAACCCTGGTACAGGAGACCCTCCTTTCCAAGGAGGCCAATTACCTGGCGGCCATCGCCACCGGGGATGGTTTCGGGGTAGCCTTTTTGGATGTATCCACTGGGGAGTTCAAAGGCACCTTGCTTAAGAGCAAAAGCGCCCTCTACGATGAGCTATTCCGTCACCGGCCCGCGGAGGTGCTCCTGGCCCCAGAGCTCAGGGAAAACCAGAAGTTTGTAGAAGAATTCCAGAAGCGCTTTCCCGTTATGCTTTCGGAGGCTCCCTTTGAACCGGTAGGGGAAGGGCCCTTGGCCTTGCGCCGGGTCCAGGGGGCGCTCCTTTGGTATGCCCGCTGGACCCAAGGGGAGGGGTTCAGCCCCAGGCCCTTCCGCCCCTACGATCCCGGGGCCTTCATGCACCTGCCCGAGGCCACCTTAAGGGCCCTCGAGGTCTTCGAGCCCATCCGGGGCCAGGACACCCTCTTCGGCGTTTTGGACGAAACCCGCACCGCTTTTGGTCGCAGGTTGTTGCAAAGCTGGCTGCGCCATCCCTTGCTGGAGGCGGGTCCCTTGGAGGCCCGGCTGGACCGGGTGGAGCGCTTGGTGAGGGAAGGGGCCCTGCGGGAAGGGGTGAGGCGGCTCCTCTTCCGCCTGGCGGACCTGGAAAGGCTGGCCACCCGCCTGGAGATGGGGCGGGCGTCTCCGCGGGACCTGGGTTCCTTGCGCCGGAGCCTGGAGATCCTGCCCGAGCTCCGGGCCCTCTTGGGGGAGGAGGTGGCCCTTCCCGATCTGGGTTCCCTCCTGGAGGAGTTGAGGGCGGCCTTGGAGGAGGAACTTCCCCTGAAACTTTCCGAGGGAGGGCTGATCCGCCAGGGCTACGATCCCCATCTGGACGCCCTGCGGCAGGCCCACCGGGAGGGGGTGGCCTATTTCTTGGAGCTGGAGGAGCGGGAGAAGGCCAGAACCGGCATCCCTACCCTGAAGGTGGGCTATAACGCCGTTTTCGGCTACTACCTGGAGGTGACCCGACCCTACTACGAAAGGGTTCCCCCGGAGTACAGGGCCATCCAGACCCTGAAGGACCGGCAGCGCTACACCCTGCCGGAGATCAGGGAGAGGGAAAGGGAACTCTACCGCCTCGAGGCCCAGATCCGCCGCCGGGAGGAGGAGGTCTTCCTGGAGCTCAGGGAGAAGGCCAGGAAGGAGGCGGAGGCCCTCCGGGAGGCGGCCAGGGTCCTGGCGGAGCTGGACGTCTATGCCGCCTTGGCGGAGGTGGCGGTGCGCTACGGCTACGTGAGGCCCCGCTTTGGCGATCGGCTTCAGATCCGCGGGGGACGCCACCCGGTGGTGGAAAGGCGTACCAGCTTTGTCCCCAACGACCTGGAGATGGCCCACGGGCTCGTCCTGGTCACCGGGCCCAACATGGCGGGGAAGAGCACCTACCTGCGCCAGACGGCCCTCATCGCTCTTCTGGCCCAGATTGGAAGCTTTGTGCCGGCGGAGGAGGCCATCCTCCCCCTCTTTGACCGGATCCTTACCCGGATCGGGGCCTCCGATGACTTGGCAGGGGGGCGGAGCACCTTCATGGTGGAGATGGAGGAGGTGGCCCTGATCCTCAAGGAGGCCACGGAGAGAAGTCTGGTCCTTCTGGACGAGGTGGGCCGGGGGACGAGCTCCTTGGATGGGGTGGCCATCGCCACCGCCGTGGCCGAGGCCCTTCACGAGAGGCGGTGCTACACCCTTTTCGCCACCCACTACTTTGAGCTCACCGCCCTGCCCCTGCCTCGACTGAAAAACCTGCACGTGGCCGCCAAGGAGGAGGAAGGGGGGCTGACCTTCTACCACCAGGTGCTGCCCGGGCCCGCCTCCAAGAGCTACGGGGTGGAGGTGGCCAGAATGGGCGGGCTTCCCGAGGAGGTGGTGGAACGGGCCAAGGCCCTCCTCCAGGTCCTCACGGCCCGCAGGGAGGGGGTGGCGGAGGCGGTATTGGAGAAGCTCATCTCCCTGGATCCCAACACCCTGACCCCCCTCGAGGCCCTCCGCTTCCTGCATGAGCTCAAGGCCTTGGCCCTAGGGACTCCCCTGGATACCATAAAGGGGTGA